A stretch of Treponema vincentii F0403 DNA encodes these proteins:
- a CDS encoding MATE family efflux transporter encodes MKEDMKTQLLTKSPKELLFKLAIPGIIGMIVIGLYPFMDGVFAGRLIGDYAMSAISVSMSLTIINGGISALIGVGSASILSRAIGKGDKETTDKIFGNFCYWVVLFSVIITILGLVFAPHFLDLVGAKGNIKELGVRYLRVVFFGSIFVNFAQAGNMTMRGEGALKQSMLIMGAGALLNIILDPIFMKLMGEYAIEGAAIATVLSQIVQAVLTFHYFAKKSAFVGIHNIQKHKAIYSEMFSIGTSAMMMQILFAVQQTFLFKQAFTYGEDNWGILMAATMRLYMFSFIPLWGMSQGLQPVIGANFGAKQYQRVKDTMKVFMYGATILAAVSWIPSMFCSEKLLSLFSVRSEIIEAGVINFKMFYSTFILYGIMIMTLTFFQSIGDGKKAGMIVMLRQLVLFIPAILLLPKLFGATAVWWAEPIVDFSMIVSGLLLMLNEMRKMETEAV; translated from the coding sequence ATGAAAGAAGATATGAAAACACAACTCTTAACCAAGAGTCCCAAAGAACTGTTATTTAAGCTGGCAATTCCCGGAATAATTGGGATGATTGTTATAGGATTGTATCCGTTTATGGATGGAGTATTTGCGGGACGGCTGATTGGCGATTACGCTATGTCAGCAATCAGTGTATCTATGTCTTTGACAATTATAAACGGCGGCATATCCGCTTTGATAGGTGTCGGCAGCGCTTCAATACTATCGAGAGCAATAGGCAAAGGAGATAAAGAAACAACAGACAAAATATTCGGGAACTTTTGCTATTGGGTTGTTTTGTTTTCTGTAATTATCACAATATTAGGCTTGGTATTTGCACCTCATTTTTTGGATTTGGTAGGAGCTAAAGGGAATATTAAAGAACTTGGTGTTAGATATTTGAGAGTTGTGTTCTTTGGTTCCATATTCGTTAATTTTGCTCAGGCCGGTAATATGACGATGCGCGGTGAAGGGGCATTAAAGCAGTCCATGTTGATTATGGGAGCCGGTGCGCTGTTAAACATTATTTTAGACCCTATTTTTATGAAACTCATGGGAGAATATGCTATTGAAGGTGCAGCCATTGCAACGGTACTATCTCAAATTGTACAAGCCGTATTAACCTTTCATTATTTTGCAAAGAAGAGCGCTTTTGTGGGTATCCATAACATTCAAAAACACAAGGCAATATATAGTGAAATGTTCAGCATCGGAACTTCGGCGATGATGATGCAAATTTTATTTGCAGTACAGCAAACATTTTTATTTAAGCAAGCCTTTACATACGGAGAAGATAATTGGGGGATTTTAATGGCCGCTACAATGAGACTGTATATGTTCTCTTTTATTCCGCTATGGGGGATGAGTCAAGGATTGCAGCCTGTTATCGGAGCAAATTTCGGAGCGAAGCAATATCAAAGAGTAAAAGATACGATGAAGGTTTTTATGTATGGAGCAACTATTCTTGCAGCAGTTTCATGGATACCGTCAATGTTTTGTTCGGAAAAATTATTGTCATTGTTTAGTGTAAGAAGCGAGATTATTGAAGCAGGTGTGATAAACTTTAAGATGTTTTATTCTACGTTTATCTTGTATGGAATTATGATTATGACGCTTACATTTTTCCAATCAATCGGCGACGGTAAAAAAGCAGGTATGATTGTGATGCTTAGACAATTGGTATTATTTATTCCGGCCATACTCCTGTTACCAAAATTATT
- a CDS encoding TetR/AcrR family transcriptional regulator, with protein MKEEEQKVGQMRKKEIREAAKRCFLTKGFQSTTMEDVITEIGMSRGGVYHHYASTNEMLKDLMLDGNNYRNSLISEYLKNNQGKDKYQQMGEILVDKSLADTDLMKLYALLLQAKNYNDDLEKLYRELKRKTTDELTLIAKQLGIKANIFRDGFLVNYINGLIVSSEVLGARKSYSKHKKYIKETMIQYIVDVENR; from the coding sequence TTGAAAGAAGAAGAACAAAAAGTCGGACAAATGAGAAAAAAAGAAATTCGAGAAGCGGCAAAAAGGTGTTTTTTAACAAAAGGCTTTCAAAGTACAACGATGGAAGATGTTATTACGGAAATAGGTATGAGCAGAGGAGGCGTTTATCATCATTATGCAAGTACAAATGAAATGCTGAAAGACTTAATGCTTGATGGAAATAATTATAGAAATAGCTTGATAAGCGAGTATTTAAAAAATAATCAAGGCAAAGATAAATATCAGCAAATGGGTGAAATTTTAGTTGACAAGTCCTTAGCCGACACGGATTTGATGAAACTGTACGCTCTGCTTTTACAGGCAAAAAACTATAATGATGATTTGGAAAAATTGTATCGGGAATTAAAACGCAAGACGACTGATGAGCTTACTTTAATTGCTAAGCAACTTGGAATTAAAGCGAATATATTTAGAGACGGTTTTTTAGTGAATTATATCAATGGATTGATAGTAAGTTCGGAAGTTCTTGGTGCGAGAAAGTCTTACAGCAAACATAAAAAATATATAAAAGAAACAATGATACAGTACATCGTTGATGTAGAAAACAGATAA
- a CDS encoding transglutaminase-like domain-containing protein, whose amino-acid sequence MDTYLCETKMLDYSNPSIKALIQEKNWRTLDTFERIKSIYNFVRDDILFGYNIDDNISASKVLKDGYGQCNTKATLFMALLRACGIPCRIHGFTIDKKLQQGAMTGFVYRNAPKNIFHSWVEVYFEERWYELEALILDTQYLTKLQAMHKTCTGAFCGYGVGVKDFNKPVIDFNRNDTYIQSEGINQDFGVYDSPDELLKEHHQQMSPLKRFAYRHIGRHLMNRNIKKIRNA is encoded by the coding sequence ATGGACACATATCTTTGTGAAACAAAAATGCTCGATTATTCCAATCCGAGTATTAAAGCGCTGATACAAGAAAAAAACTGGCGCACGCTTGATACGTTTGAGCGCATCAAATCGATATACAATTTTGTGCGTGATGACATTCTCTTCGGTTATAATATCGACGACAATATCAGCGCTTCAAAGGTTTTAAAAGACGGGTACGGTCAGTGTAACACGAAAGCCACGCTGTTTATGGCGTTGCTCCGCGCATGCGGTATTCCGTGCAGGATACACGGATTTACAATAGATAAAAAACTGCAGCAGGGCGCAATGACGGGCTTTGTGTATAGAAATGCGCCGAAAAATATTTTTCACAGTTGGGTCGAAGTGTATTTTGAAGAGCGCTGGTATGAGCTTGAAGCATTGATTCTTGATACGCAATACCTTACTAAACTGCAAGCGATGCATAAAACCTGTACTGGCGCCTTTTGCGGATACGGCGTAGGTGTAAAAGATTTTAACAAGCCGGTGATCGACTTTAATCGGAACGACACTTATATCCAAAGCGAAGGCATCAATCAGGATTTCGGCGTATACGATTCTCCCGATGAACTTTTAAAAGAGCATCATCAGCAAATGTCGCCGCTCAAGCGGTTTGCGTATCGGCACATCGGGCGGCACTTGATGAATCGCAATATCAAAAAAATAAGGAACGCCTAA
- a CDS encoding type II toxin-antitoxin system RelE family toxin encodes MYTIKLTQIAAEFITKLDGKSQQQIMEKIEVLKEYPLKVGKPLKGNLQDYRSIRSVGQRYRIIYQVKETEVEVIVVAVGIRRDGDKKNDIYELMKKLCGLLGVPYFFDIAIHQVPPDVPIRKPLERRHLLMMLF; translated from the coding sequence GTGTACACAATAAAATTAACTCAAATTGCTGCAGAGTTTATCACTAAACTTGACGGTAAATCTCAACAGCAGATTATGGAAAAGATCGAGGTGTTAAAAGAATATCCTCTGAAAGTAGGAAAGCCTTTGAAAGGCAATTTACAAGATTATCGCTCCATTCGTTCTGTTGGACAACGATACAGAATAATTTATCAAGTTAAAGAGACTGAAGTTGAAGTTATTGTCGTGGCTGTAGGCATAAGACGAGATGGAGACAAAAAAAATGACATTTACGAACTAATGAAAAAATTATGCGGCCTTTTAGGCGTTCCTTATTTTTTTGATATTGCGATTCATCAAGTGCCGCCCGATGTGCCGATACGCAAACCGCTTGAGCGGCGACATTTGCTGATGATGCTCTTTTAA
- a CDS encoding type II toxin-antitoxin system Phd/YefM family antitoxin encodes MISTMTITETRKKITSLENTMDYDDTISITNHGKEVFALLRWDTYECIQETLEILADEQLSKDLSMGIKQINENKLVDFDTFKAGLMCTQ; translated from the coding sequence ATGATTTCAACTATGACCATAACGGAGACAAGAAAGAAAATCACATCACTCGAAAATACGATGGATTATGATGATACAATCTCTATTACTAATCATGGCAAAGAAGTATTTGCTTTGCTTCGCTGGGATACCTATGAGTGTATTCAGGAAACTTTGGAAATACTGGCAGACGAACAATTGTCAAAAGACCTGTCTATGGGAATTAAACAGATAAATGAAAACAAACTTGTAGATTTTGACACATTCAAGGCAGGTCTAATGTGTACACAATAA
- a CDS encoding AEC family transporter: MVIVDVVKSIMPIIILILIGYLIHQKKRIDDGFNTNVSYLVMNIALPASVFISVTKNLTVAELKTLALPLLIGAAAFVVNYVFAFFLMKVTKIPKGRRGIFVNTIVNANTIFIGMPLNEALFGDAAVKYFLVYYVLNTISTWTIGSILIANDSKADSLSRRKINLKKILSPPIIGFIIAIAVLLSGITIPAMIMATFTYLGNLVTPLSLIYIGVVLSKAGLKSIHFDRDTVTALLGKFILSPLVMAFIIFASAKTGMTIDSVLRRTLIVQTAVPALTVLPILADEGNGDIEYATNVVTTSTILFIVLIPVVMLLLPK, translated from the coding sequence ATGGTAATTGTTGATGTCGTAAAAAGCATTATGCCGATTATAATTTTGATTTTAATCGGATACCTTATTCATCAGAAAAAAAGAATTGATGACGGCTTCAATACGAATGTATCCTATCTCGTAATGAACATCGCATTACCGGCCTCCGTTTTTATTTCCGTCACAAAAAACCTAACTGTAGCCGAACTAAAAACGCTTGCGCTTCCTCTGTTAATCGGGGCTGCCGCATTTGTAGTGAATTATGTATTTGCTTTTTTTCTCATGAAGGTTACAAAGATCCCGAAGGGGAGGCGCGGGATATTTGTCAACACTATTGTAAATGCCAATACGATTTTTATCGGAATGCCCCTAAACGAAGCACTGTTTGGAGATGCTGCAGTCAAATATTTTCTTGTATATTACGTATTGAACACGATATCGACATGGACGATAGGTTCCATCCTTATTGCGAACGATTCTAAAGCGGACAGCCTTTCCCGCAGGAAAATCAACCTCAAAAAGATTTTATCCCCGCCTATCATCGGATTCATCATTGCAATCGCCGTTTTATTATCGGGGATTACAATTCCTGCGATGATAATGGCGACTTTTACTTATCTCGGGAATCTTGTAACACCGCTCTCGCTGATCTATATCGGGGTTGTTTTATCGAAGGCCGGCTTAAAGAGCATTCATTTCGATAGGGATACCGTGACGGCGCTCCTTGGAAAATTTATATTAAGTCCACTTGTGATGGCATTTATTATATTTGCTTCCGCCAAGACAGGAATGACAATCGACAGCGTTTTACGCCGGACATTAATTGTTCAGACTGCGGTACCGGCGCTAACAGTACTGCCTATATTGGCCGATGAAGGCAATGGCGATATAGAGTATGCAACGAACGTTGTGACAACAAGCACCATTTTATTCATTGTGCTGATTCCTGTTGTTATGCTGTTGCTGCCAAAATAG
- a CDS encoding malolactic enzyme, whose protein sequence is MEKYGYDLINDAFLNKGTAFSAKERKQYHLEGLLPPCVDDIETQADRIYRQMERKTSRIEKRRFLMDIFNHNRTLFYHVFHEHIVELMPIVYDPVIAESIEQYSEQFVDTQGAAFLSIDSPEQIEDALRHAAADRHIKLIVATDAEGILGIGDWGTNGVDISVGKLMVYTAAAGIDPKSVLPVVLDCGTNRDTLLNDPLYLGNHHKRIYGDTYYRFIDQFVMTAERLFPDLYLHFEDFGRSNAAKVLQTYRKTFPVFNDDCQGTGIITLAGILGAMKINGQKLTEQIYLCFGAGTAGAGITDRIFREMVAQGLSEEEARKHFYMVDKQGLLFDDMDDLTPEQKPFARKRSEFADTASLTSLTKAVMAIRPTILVGTSTTPGTFTEEIVRAMASWCEHPIIFPLSNPTELAEATASDLIHWSDGRAMVATGIPADPVEYKGVTYTIGQANNALIYPGLGLGSIAVNSKLMTDEMISAAAHSLGAFLETGKPGEAVLPPVARLTEFSEAVAVAVASCAVRQKLNRVATDDVEKTVKSCIWKPEY, encoded by the coding sequence ATGGAAAAATATGGCTATGACCTTATCAATGATGCGTTTCTGAATAAAGGAACAGCATTCTCCGCGAAAGAAAGGAAACAGTATCATCTGGAAGGTTTACTTCCTCCCTGTGTTGACGATATTGAAACGCAAGCCGACAGAATCTACCGCCAGATGGAACGGAAAACTTCCAGAATAGAAAAAAGAAGATTCCTTATGGATATCTTCAATCACAACCGAACACTTTTCTATCACGTATTCCATGAACATATTGTAGAGTTGATGCCGATTGTTTATGATCCGGTTATCGCAGAAAGTATCGAGCAGTATAGCGAGCAGTTTGTCGATACGCAGGGTGCAGCTTTCCTGTCGATTGATTCTCCTGAGCAAATTGAAGATGCGCTTCGTCATGCCGCCGCTGACAGACACATCAAACTTATCGTTGCTACAGACGCAGAGGGTATACTCGGTATCGGTGATTGGGGAACGAATGGCGTTGATATCTCCGTAGGAAAGCTGATGGTCTATACTGCTGCTGCTGGAATTGACCCGAAATCGGTGCTGCCGGTTGTGCTGGATTGTGGAACAAATAGAGACACGCTGCTGAATGATCCGCTCTATCTGGGCAATCATCACAAAAGAATATATGGAGATACCTATTACCGATTCATCGATCAATTTGTAATGACGGCGGAACGGCTTTTCCCAGACTTATACCTTCACTTTGAAGACTTCGGCAGATCGAATGCTGCAAAGGTTCTGCAGACATACCGCAAAACATTCCCCGTATTCAATGATGACTGTCAGGGAACCGGTATCATTACACTTGCGGGAATCCTCGGCGCCATGAAAATCAACGGACAGAAGCTTACAGAGCAGATATATCTATGCTTCGGTGCGGGAACGGCAGGAGCCGGAATCACGGATCGTATTTTCAGAGAAATGGTTGCGCAAGGTCTTTCTGAAGAGGAAGCCCGCAAGCACTTTTATATGGTAGATAAGCAAGGGCTCTTGTTTGACGACATGGATGATCTGACGCCTGAACAGAAACCGTTTGCGCGGAAACGCAGCGAATTTGCCGATACGGCAAGCCTTACCTCTCTTACAAAAGCTGTTATGGCAATACGTCCGACGATTCTTGTGGGAACATCGACAACGCCGGGAACCTTTACGGAAGAAATTGTCCGCGCTATGGCATCATGGTGTGAACATCCGATTATTTTCCCGCTCAGTAATCCTACAGAGCTGGCTGAAGCTACGGCTTCAGACTTAATTCATTGGTCGGATGGCCGCGCAATGGTGGCAACGGGAATTCCTGCCGATCCGGTGGAATACAAGGGCGTCACGTACACAATCGGGCAGGCAAATAATGCGCTGATTTATCCGGGATTGGGATTAGGCAGTATCGCGGTAAATTCAAAGCTGATGACAGATGAAATGATCTCGGCAGCCGCACACTCGCTTGGAGCATTTCTTGAAACCGGAAAACCCGGAGAAGCGGTTTTGCCTCCGGTAGCGCGGCTGACGGAATTTTCCGAAGCGGTTGCCGTCGCAGTTGCTTCGTGTGCCGTCCGTCAAAAATTAAACCGCGTTGCAACGGATGACGTGGAAAAAACGGTCAAAAGCTGTATCTGGAAGCCGGAGTATTAA
- a CDS encoding ATP-binding protein translates to MRYISRSLEKIVLEVTKEYPVVLVTGPRQVGKTTMLQKLMENTDRDYVSLDDLHERALAKTDPELFLQLHKPPVLIDEVQYAPELFTYIKIYADKNRSNGDFWLTGSQAFKLMQGIQESLAGRVAVLSLASLSQAEIYGNRLEPFVLDMKKLSARSRERKPANVGEIFDRIYKGSMPAVISGQNKNTHIFYSSYVTTYIERDVRALSDSIDSLKFLRFITAVAARCGQLLNIADIARDADINQKQVKGWLGILETLGIIFYLHPYSNNMLKRLVKTPKLYFYDTGLVCYLTKWGSAETLESGAMNGAILENYVVSEIMKTYLNNGKAPFMYYYRDKDAKEIDIVLEHDGVLNPIEIKKSANPGSELVKVFSLLDNASIPRSKGAVICMKPELSAIDRENYIVPVWVI, encoded by the coding sequence ATGCGTTATATTTCCAGAAGTTTGGAAAAGATAGTCTTAGAGGTAACAAAAGAATATCCGGTAGTATTGGTAACAGGCCCAAGACAGGTTGGGAAAACCACCATGCTTCAAAAGTTGATGGAGAATACAGACAGAGACTATGTGTCGCTCGATGATTTGCATGAGAGAGCTCTTGCAAAGACCGATCCGGAACTGTTTTTGCAGCTGCATAAGCCGCCCGTACTGATCGATGAAGTGCAGTATGCGCCTGAATTATTCACCTATATAAAAATATATGCGGATAAAAACCGCAGCAACGGTGATTTCTGGCTTACCGGTTCTCAAGCTTTTAAGCTGATGCAGGGAATTCAGGAGTCATTGGCAGGAAGAGTAGCGGTGCTCTCATTAGCCTCGTTATCGCAGGCAGAGATTTACGGAAATAGACTTGAGCCGTTTGTACTCGATATGAAAAAACTTTCCGCACGGAGCAGAGAGCGAAAACCTGCAAATGTCGGAGAAATTTTTGACAGAATATATAAAGGCTCCATGCCTGCGGTTATAAGCGGTCAAAATAAGAACACTCACATTTTTTACAGCAGTTATGTAACAACATATATTGAAAGAGATGTAAGAGCGCTTTCGGATTCGATTGACTCTTTAAAATTTTTGCGGTTTATAACTGCCGTTGCCGCACGGTGCGGACAGCTGCTCAATATCGCCGACATAGCACGGGATGCGGACATTAATCAAAAGCAGGTGAAGGGCTGGCTGGGTATTCTTGAAACGTTAGGAATTATTTTTTACTTACACCCTTATTCAAATAATATGTTAAAGCGCCTCGTAAAAACTCCCAAGCTGTATTTTTATGATACGGGATTAGTCTGCTATCTGACAAAGTGGGGCAGTGCGGAAACGCTGGAAAGCGGCGCTATGAACGGAGCCATACTTGAAAATTATGTTGTTTCCGAAATAATGAAAACATATCTCAATAACGGTAAAGCGCCCTTTATGTATTATTATCGGGACAAAGATGCGAAAGAAATCGATATCGTATTAGAGCATGACGGCGTACTTAATCCGATAGAAATTAAGAAATCCGCAAATCCGGGTTCCGAGCTTGTCAAAGTATTCAGCTTACTGGATAATGCTTCTATTCCGCGTTCTAAAGGCGCGGTAATCTGCATGAAACCGGAGCTTTCGGCAATTGATAGGGAAAACTACATCGTGCCGGTTTGGGTGATTTGA
- a CDS encoding ClbS/DfsB family four-helix bundle protein — translation MPRPTTKEDLIKAANEQFAKLWTLIDGMTDEEKSADIVPNDRDKNVRDILVHLYEWHCLLLNWIQSNTNGKPAPFLPASYNWKTYPQMNIEFWEKHQTTPYTDAEAMLKKTHKEAMDIIEAFSNEELFTKKVFDWTGTTSLGSYCVSATSSHYDWATKDIKKALKKWREK, via the coding sequence ATGCCGAGACCTACAACAAAAGAAGATTTAATCAAAGCTGCAAATGAGCAGTTTGCAAAACTGTGGACATTAATCGACGGAATGACTGACGAAGAAAAATCCGCCGATATTGTTCCGAACGATCGCGATAAAAACGTACGCGATATTTTGGTCCATCTGTATGAATGGCATTGCCTTTTGCTGAATTGGATACAGTCCAACACAAACGGAAAGCCTGCCCCTTTTTTACCGGCGTCCTATAATTGGAAAACCTATCCGCAGATGAATATCGAATTTTGGGAAAAACACCAAACTACGCCATATACCGACGCCGAAGCAATGCTTAAAAAAACGCACAAGGAAGCAATGGATATCATCGAAGCTTTTTCTAATGAAGAACTTTTTACCAAGAAAGTTTTCGATTGGACGGGAACAACTTCGCTCGGCAGCTACTGTGTTTCCGCAACATCGAGCCATTACGATTGGGCAACCAAGGATATTAAAAAAGCGCTGAAGAAGTGGAGGGAGAAATAG
- a CDS encoding SPL family radical SAM protein, with amino-acid sequence MHFVQAKGILSTKNGMNLYRGCTHGCIYCDSRSDCYQIKHTFEDIEIKENAIELLETALRRKRNKCMIGTGSMTDPYMPLEEKIGMTRKAIETVYRYGFGFTVITKSPLILRDLELLQAVNKKAKCVVQMTLTTYNDKLCKILEPNVAATSERFTVLKTLRDAGIPTVVWLTPILPFINDTIENIEGILQYCIEAKVFGIICFGMGLTLRDGSREFFYKNLDASFPGLKETYMQRYGNSYSVMSPYNARLMNLFRTQCKENGIEYNPDTIFSYLTAFEDKQQGGQLELF; translated from the coding sequence ATGCACTTTGTTCAAGCAAAAGGAATTTTATCGACTAAAAACGGAATGAACTTGTACCGCGGCTGTACTCACGGGTGCATCTACTGCGACTCACGGAGCGACTGCTATCAAATAAAGCATACGTTCGAAGATATCGAAATAAAAGAGAATGCAATAGAGTTGCTCGAAACTGCTTTACGGCGGAAACGAAATAAGTGCATGATCGGCACCGGTTCTATGACCGATCCGTATATGCCGCTTGAAGAAAAAATCGGTATGACGCGCAAAGCGATAGAAACCGTGTACCGGTATGGGTTCGGCTTTACCGTGATAACAAAATCGCCGCTGATTTTGCGCGACCTTGAACTTTTGCAGGCGGTGAACAAAAAAGCAAAGTGCGTTGTGCAAATGACGCTCACCACATATAACGATAAGCTCTGCAAAATCCTTGAACCGAACGTTGCCGCTACGAGTGAGCGTTTTACGGTGCTTAAAACACTGCGTGATGCGGGCATTCCAACCGTTGTGTGGCTTACGCCTATTCTGCCTTTTATCAACGATACAATAGAAAATATAGAAGGTATTTTGCAGTATTGCATCGAGGCAAAAGTGTTCGGCATCATTTGCTTTGGAATGGGTTTGACGTTAAGAGACGGAAGCCGCGAATTTTTTTACAAAAACCTCGATGCATCATTTCCGGGATTAAAAGAAACATACATGCAACGCTACGGCAATAGCTATTCTGTGATGAGTCCATATAATGCACGATTGATGAATCTATTCCGTACACAGTGCAAAGAAAACGGTATCGAATACAATCCCGATACAATCTTTTCGTATTTAACCGCATTTGAAGATAAGCAACAAGGCGGACAGTTGGAGTTGTTCTGA
- a CDS encoding endonuclease/exonuclease/phosphatase family protein yields MKICTWNCRYGLTLEKAAYLCQAGYNADIYAIQEYDMRNNKPIHEIEKHLGQLQDKYGDGREYKDNAESGGDLGLALFSNTYRIERIYSNTIPYRYVVPYKVTCKETNESFTLIHVWTKIADLEANQKQDYIMQVIGALENPTYNKLLIPEDNKALWIGDFNSSMQLKNEIDKNNHTRFLETMKKYGLVSAYHTNRQKKHGKEDQFTFIGTYRNGQQRFFNDYIFYHHDRFKCKTVTIGRFNTFSFFSDHCPVLAELQLL; encoded by the coding sequence ATGAAAATATGTACTTGGAATTGCCGGTACGGTTTGACATTAGAAAAAGCTGCTTACCTTTGCCAAGCAGGGTATAATGCTGATATTTATGCTATTCAGGAATATGATATGCGGAATAATAAACCTATACATGAAATTGAAAAACACTTAGGACAATTGCAAGATAAATACGGCGATGGACGAGAATATAAAGACAATGCCGAATCCGGTGGGGATTTAGGTCTCGCGTTGTTTTCAAATACATATCGAATTGAACGCATTTATAGTAATACCATTCCATATAGATATGTTGTGCCATATAAGGTGACGTGCAAAGAAACCAACGAATCTTTTACGCTTATCCATGTGTGGACAAAGATTGCCGACTTGGAAGCTAATCAAAAACAGGATTATATTATGCAGGTAATAGGTGCTCTTGAAAACCCTACCTATAACAAATTATTAATTCCTGAAGATAATAAGGCATTATGGATTGGCGATTTTAACAGCAGTATGCAATTAAAAAATGAAATCGATAAAAACAATCATACGAGGTTTTTAGAAACCATGAAAAAATATGGTCTGGTGAGCGCGTATCATACCAATCGGCAAAAAAAACATGGAAAGGAAGATCAGTTTACTTTTATAGGCACATATAGAAACGGTCAACAAAGATTTTTCAATGATTATATTTTTTATCACCATGATCGATTTAAATGTAAAACGGTAACTATAGGTCGATTTAATACTTTTTCGTTCTTTTCCGATCACTGTCCTGTATTGGCAGAGTTGCAACTCCTTTAG
- a CDS encoding SPFH domain-containing protein, translating to MGIFKKKHEGGLMDVIRCDEPTYLIWKWRPKGAEEANSTKKENAIRYGSSLRVKDGEVAVFVYHQKDGTMQDYIEGPYDDTIKTANLPILSSIVGAAFGGASPFQAEVYFINLAGIIQVKFGVPFFDVADARNTNFTVPVAVRGSINFRLTNYKEFIKLHRLIDFDLEAFKLQIRDAVCKYIKSIVTNIPFDTGLPVIHLERKIFEVSSVLQPILKQRLESEFGVTTSSVDISDIELDKSSEGYRELKAVTTDIISEQEKAKSAINIRQMEGMAEINMEEYQRERRLGTESSNLAAHQIDQQTRVGIAGAEALGKMGAAGGIGINLGNGGGFNPAGMMAGMAMGSAIGQNMAGMMHGALGGLSQPVPPPPPQVSQYNVAVNGQTTGPYTVATLSQMAASGQFTRESLVWKAGMANWMTAGNVPELSAIFGQNTPPIPPVPPMS from the coding sequence ATGGGCATATTCAAGAAAAAACACGAAGGCGGTTTAATGGATGTTATCCGTTGTGATGAGCCGACATATTTGATTTGGAAATGGAGACCTAAGGGAGCGGAAGAAGCGAATTCTACAAAAAAAGAGAACGCAATCCGCTACGGTTCAAGTCTGCGTGTGAAAGACGGTGAAGTCGCTGTCTTTGTTTATCACCAAAAAGACGGCACAATGCAGGACTATATTGAAGGACCTTATGACGATACGATTAAAACAGCAAACCTTCCTATTCTCTCTTCGATTGTCGGTGCGGCATTCGGCGGGGCGAGCCCTTTTCAAGCGGAAGTTTATTTTATAAACCTTGCGGGAATCATTCAGGTAAAATTCGGGGTTCCGTTTTTTGATGTAGCTGATGCACGCAATACTAATTTTACCGTTCCCGTTGCGGTTCGCGGTTCTATCAATTTTAGACTTACGAATTACAAAGAATTTATAAAACTTCACAGGCTTATTGATTTTGACCTTGAGGCTTTTAAATTGCAGATTCGGGATGCTGTTTGCAAATATATAAAATCTATTGTTACAAATATCCCGTTTGATACAGGGCTTCCCGTAATTCATCTTGAACGAAAGATTTTTGAAGTCAGTAGTGTTTTGCAGCCTATTTTAAAACAACGGCTTGAAAGTGAGTTCGGTGTTACAACAAGTTCGGTTGATATAAGCGATATTGAACTTGATAAATCAAGCGAAGGTTATCGTGAATTAAAAGCAGTTACAACAGACATCATAAGCGAGCAGGAAAAAGCAAAAAGTGCTATCAATATTCGCCAGATGGAAGGTATGGCGGAAATCAACATGGAAGAGTACCAGCGGGAAAGACGGCTCGGAACGGAAAGTTCAAATCTGGCTGCTCATCAGATTGACCAGCAGACACGAGTCGGCATTGCAGGAGCGGAAGCACTGGGAAAGATGGGAGCGGCAGGCGGTATCGGCATAAACCTTGGCAACGGCGGCGGTTTTAATCCGGCAGGCATGATGGCAGGAATGGCTATGGGAAGTGCAATCGGGCAGAATATGGCCGGAATGATGCACGGCGCTTTGGGCGGATTGAGTCAGCCGGTTCCGCCGCCTCCGCCGCAAGTAAGTCAATACAATGTTGCAGTAAACGGACAGACAACAGGCCCCTATACGGTTGCAACACTTTCTCAAATGGCAGCAAGCGGACAGTTTACGCGCGAAAGTCTTGTTTGGAAAGCCGGTATGGCAAACTGGATGACAGCCGGAAACGTGCCTGAACTGTCGGCAATTTTCGGTCAAAATACTCCGCCGATTCCGCCTGTACCGCCGATGAGTTAA